Proteins co-encoded in one Actinomadura luteofluorescens genomic window:
- a CDS encoding sulfite oxidase-like oxidoreductase — protein sequence MTHPEQSAPQPGELPPGQYVPRGWPVLHYGPVPKFRPKDWDFRVFGATESGEQHRWTWDEFDALPKAASVADFHCVTKFTIPDNEWRGVPGATITELAPPAPDVTHVMVWAEYGYSANIRMGDFLADGTMFATHRDGERLTPDHGFPVRIVIPHLYAWKSVKWVRGVEYLVKDRRGFWEERGYHNVADPWREQRYSYQEDEGESPPL from the coding sequence ATGACCCACCCCGAACAGTCCGCGCCGCAGCCGGGCGAGCTGCCGCCCGGGCAGTACGTCCCCCGGGGCTGGCCCGTCCTGCACTACGGTCCCGTGCCGAAGTTCCGTCCCAAGGACTGGGATTTCCGGGTCTTCGGCGCCACCGAGTCGGGGGAGCAGCACCGCTGGACCTGGGACGAGTTCGACGCGCTGCCGAAGGCCGCCTCGGTCGCCGACTTCCACTGCGTCACCAAGTTCACCATCCCGGACAACGAGTGGCGGGGCGTCCCCGGCGCGACGATCACCGAACTGGCGCCGCCCGCGCCGGACGTCACGCACGTCATGGTCTGGGCCGAGTACGGCTACAGCGCCAACATCCGGATGGGCGACTTCCTCGCCGACGGGACGATGTTCGCCACCCACCGCGACGGCGAGCGCCTCACCCCCGACCACGGCTTCCCCGTCCGCATCGTCATCCCGCACCTGTACGCGTGGAAGAGCGTGAAATGGGTCCGGGGCGTGGAGTACCTGGTGAAGGACCGGCGGGGTTTCTGGGAGGAGCGCGGCTACCACAACGTCGCCGACCCGTGGCGGGAGCAGCGCTACTCATACCAGGAGGACGAGGGCGAGTCGCCCCCGCTGTGA
- a CDS encoding LytR/AlgR family response regulator transcription factor, which yields MLHVLAVDDERPALEELTYLLRNDPRIGRVTGAADASAALRDLSRMLVEGERLDAVFLDIRMPGLDGLDFTRLLTGFAAPPHVVFVTAHDDCAVTAYELGALDYLLKPVRPERLAESVRRVAAAVRRPSPPAGEASPDPDDEMIPVELGGRTRLVSRRAVTHVEAQGDYVRLHTADGGYLVRMPLSALSRRWEGAGFIRIHRSTLVAAAHITELRFDGGRAAVQIGDELLQVSRRHTREVRDLLVRKFHQPDEDARVPGEGRDDR from the coding sequence ATGCTTCACGTCCTCGCCGTCGACGATGAACGCCCGGCCCTGGAGGAGCTGACCTACCTGCTCAGGAACGACCCGCGGATCGGGCGGGTCACCGGCGCCGCGGACGCCTCGGCCGCGCTCCGCGACCTGAGCCGGATGCTCGTCGAGGGGGAGCGCCTCGACGCCGTGTTCCTCGACATCCGCATGCCGGGCCTCGACGGGCTCGACTTCACCCGGCTGCTGACCGGGTTCGCCGCGCCGCCGCACGTGGTGTTCGTGACCGCGCACGACGACTGCGCCGTCACCGCCTACGAGCTCGGCGCGCTCGACTACCTGCTGAAGCCCGTCCGCCCGGAGCGGCTGGCCGAGTCGGTCCGGCGCGTGGCGGCGGCCGTGCGCCGGCCGTCCCCGCCCGCCGGGGAGGCCTCCCCCGACCCCGACGACGAGATGATCCCCGTCGAGCTCGGCGGTCGGACGCGGCTGGTGTCGCGCCGCGCCGTGACCCACGTCGAGGCGCAGGGCGACTACGTGCGGCTGCACACCGCCGACGGCGGCTACCTCGTCCGCATGCCGCTGTCGGCGCTCTCCAGGCGGTGGGAGGGCGCCGGGTTCATCCGGATCCACCGCAGCACCCTCGTCGCGGCCGCGCACATCACCGAGCTGCGCTTCGACGGCGGCCGGGCCGCCGTCCAGATCGGGGACGAGCTGCTGCAGGTCAGCCGCCGCCACACCCGCGAGGTCCGGGACCTGCTGGTCCGCAAGTTCCACCAGCCGGACGAGGACGCCCGAGTCCCGGGGGAGGGCCGCGATGACCGATGA
- a CDS encoding histidine kinase: MDLPSVTDVVVCAAAAGASGVWAPRRWCLLPRRGRADPAEAAALAALHLVAHAAPPLRAGLTGAAARRATRLLRSLLGAEAVAIVAARPPDDPDGAGDPGKPGDPGDGAGAAPRLLAWDGTGRGAHAGEAVAHALPVLTSGRPRVIAPEPLACGDPHCGVQVAMIAPLTVEGRVEGTLTAYWPSPSAARVRAVGEAARLVTGQLELAGLDSVRVRLAEAEMRALRAQISPHFVYNSLTTIASFVRTDPERARGLLLDFADFARYSFRNPRDFTTLADELRSIDRYLLLERARFGERLQCNVEVAPEVLPVAVPFLALQPLVENAVRHGMAGGRRAFHISIVARDSGAEAAISVEDDGIGMDPERLEEILSAPLGRPGPTGWGSVATHDRPEGAPGIGLANVDARMRQVYGDEYGLTVETALGAGTKVKLRVPKYRPGVFPD; encoded by the coding sequence ATGGACCTACCGTCCGTCACAGATGTCGTGGTGTGCGCCGCGGCAGCCGGGGCCAGCGGGGTCTGGGCGCCGCGCCGGTGGTGCCTGCTGCCGCGGCGAGGGCGGGCCGACCCGGCGGAAGCGGCGGCCCTCGCCGCCCTGCACCTGGTCGCGCACGCCGCGCCCCCGCTGCGGGCCGGGCTCACCGGCGCCGCCGCGCGCAGGGCGACCCGGCTGCTGCGCTCCCTGCTCGGCGCCGAGGCGGTCGCGATCGTGGCGGCGCGCCCGCCCGACGACCCTGACGGCGCCGGCGACCCCGGCAAACCCGGCGATCCCGGTGACGGCGCGGGCGCCGCGCCGCGGCTGCTGGCCTGGGACGGCACCGGCCGCGGCGCCCACGCGGGAGAGGCCGTCGCGCACGCGCTGCCCGTCCTCACCTCCGGCAGGCCCCGGGTCATCGCACCCGAGCCGCTCGCCTGCGGCGACCCGCACTGCGGCGTCCAGGTCGCGATGATCGCCCCCCTCACCGTCGAGGGCCGCGTCGAGGGCACGCTGACCGCGTACTGGCCGAGCCCGTCCGCCGCGCGGGTCCGCGCGGTCGGGGAGGCGGCCAGGCTCGTCACCGGGCAGCTCGAACTGGCCGGGCTCGACTCGGTCCGCGTCCGCCTCGCCGAGGCCGAGATGCGCGCGCTGCGGGCGCAGATCTCGCCGCACTTCGTCTACAACTCGCTGACCACGATCGCCTCGTTCGTCCGCACCGACCCCGAGCGGGCCCGCGGCCTGCTGCTCGACTTCGCCGACTTCGCCCGCTACTCCTTCCGCAACCCGCGCGACTTCACCACACTCGCCGACGAGCTGCGCTCGATCGACCGCTACCTGCTTCTGGAGCGCGCCAGATTCGGCGAGCGGCTGCAGTGCAACGTCGAGGTCGCGCCCGAGGTGCTGCCGGTCGCCGTCCCGTTCCTCGCGCTCCAGCCCCTAGTCGAGAACGCCGTCCGGCACGGCATGGCCGGGGGCCGCCGGGCGTTCCACATCTCGATCGTGGCCCGCGACTCGGGCGCCGAGGCCGCGATCAGCGTCGAGGACGACGGGATCGGCATGGATCCCGAACGCCTCGAAGAGATCCTCTCGGCGCCCCTCGGACGTCCCGGGCCCACCGGCTGGGGGAGCGTCGCCACCCACGACCGGCCTGAGGGCGCCCCCGGCATCGGCCTCGCGAACGTCGACGCGCGCATGCGCCAGGTCTACGGGGACGAGTACGGCCTCACCGTCGAGACAGCGCTCGGCGCCGGAACAAAGGTCAAATTACGCGTCCCGAAGTACCGTCCGGGCGTCTTTCCCGACTGA